A stretch of the Candidatus Schekmanbacteria bacterium genome encodes the following:
- a CDS encoding HAMP domain-containing protein: MIKSFFGKIFAGYTVITILIVSFILIFSFNIIKGFYLNFLENDLAKIADSLMPIVKKYYEKEELQKLDSFVKNMGKKIGTRITVINNEGIVYADSEKDPNVMENHRTRDEIIKALEGERATSLRFSNTVKEEMLYLAIPIKEEDQIVGVLRVSIYLKDINSFLRNLKIRILEATAFILLASFLLSLLISKSFTKPIDEIVSTSNRLAEGDLSSRIILKGNDELNNLSSNLNSMAEKIEKSFTELRSKKEELTTIISSLNEGLLVIDDEDKVVIANESLKKVLKRDIDAGRYYWEIIRNPILKELIEETRKKGENLTSEIVIEDTDFFVSLSPVLSEKRIALVFQDISEIRKLELIKKDLISNVSHELRTPLTAIKGFAETLQDDVEGSAKEYVEIIRSHTERLINIVEDLLLLANLEEKNDTLNYDKIEINELIERVEQLFRKKAQRKGLNLILNLSDTNPVANIDEFKIEQMLINLIDNAIKYTEEGLVEISTKSEAGRVIIKIKDTGVGISEEEIPRIFERFYVADKSRSRKFGGTGLGLSIVKHIVLLHNGTIDVKSAPNKGTTFTITLPN; this comes from the coding sequence ATGATTAAATCTTTTTTCGGAAAAATCTTTGCAGGTTATACCGTCATAACAATCCTCATTGTTTCTTTTATTCTTATCTTTTCTTTTAACATTATAAAAGGATTTTATCTTAATTTTCTTGAAAATGACCTTGCCAAAATTGCTGATTCTTTAATGCCAATAGTCAAAAAATATTATGAAAAGGAGGAACTTCAGAAATTAGATAGCTTTGTCAAAAATATGGGGAAAAAGATTGGTACACGAATTACTGTAATCAATAACGAGGGTATAGTATATGCTGATTCTGAAAAAGACCCAAATGTAATGGAGAATCACCGGACTCGCGATGAAATAATAAAAGCACTTGAAGGTGAAAGGGCTACTTCTCTGCGGTTTAGCAACACTGTTAAAGAAGAAATGCTTTATTTGGCTATACCGATAAAAGAGGAAGATCAAATTGTCGGTGTTTTAAGAGTAAGCATATATCTCAAGGATATCAATTCGTTTTTAAGAAATCTTAAAATAAGAATTTTGGAAGCAACTGCATTTATTCTGCTTGCATCCTTTCTTCTTTCCCTATTGATTTCCAAAAGTTTTACAAAACCTATTGATGAAATCGTCTCTACCTCTAATAGACTTGCTGAAGGGGATTTAAGTTCGAGAATAATTTTAAAAGGGAATGATGAGCTAAATAATCTGTCTTCGAATTTAAATTCAATGGCAGAAAAAATAGAGAAATCATTTACAGAGCTTCGGTCAAAAAAGGAAGAATTGACGACTATCATTTCTTCTTTGAATGAAGGTTTACTTGTCATAGATGATGAAGATAAAGTCGTTATAGCAAATGAAAGTTTAAAAAAGGTATTGAAACGAGATATTGATGCAGGAAGGTATTATTGGGAAATTATAAGAAATCCCATTCTGAAAGAATTAATTGAGGAAACTAGAAAAAAAGGTGAAAATTTGACATCAGAGATTGTGATTGAGGACACTGATTTTTTTGTAAGTTTGTCGCCTGTATTATCGGAGAAAAGAATTGCCTTGGTTTTTCAGGATATCAGTGAAATCAGAAAACTTGAACTCATCAAAAAAGACCTTATATCCAATGTTTCTCATGAATTACGCACGCCTTTGACAGCAATAAAGGGTTTTGCTGAAACATTGCAAGATGATGTTGAAGGTTCGGCAAAGGAATATGTTGAAATTATTAGAAGTCATACAGAACGATTGATAAATATAGTGGAGGACCTTCTACTGCTGGCAAATCTTGAAGAAAAAAACGATACTTTAAATTATGATAAGATTGAAATCAATGAATTGATAGAAAGAGTGGAACAACTTTTCCGAAAAAAAGCACAAAGGAAGGGGTTGAATCTAATCTTGAATCTTTCCGATACAAATCCAGTAGCTAACATTGATGAATTCAAAATAGAACAGATGCTGATTAATCTCATTGACAATGCCATAAAATATACTGAAGAAGGATTGGTTGAAATATCAACAAAATCAGAAGCTGGCAGGGTAATTATAAAGATTAAAGATACGGGCGTTGGAATTTCGGAAGAAGAAATTCCCAGAATTTTTGAACGATTCTATGTAGCAGATAAATCGCGTTCAAGAAAATTTGGTGGTACAGGATTAGGGCTTTCGATAGTTAAACACATTGTGCTTCTCCACAATGGCACAATAGATGTAAAGAGCGCACCAAATAAAGGCACCACCTTTACCATTACATTGCCAAACTGA
- a CDS encoding DNA-binding response regulator encodes MKPLIAIVEDEPDIAKLISINLEKSGYRTQIFPDGDSFLKTLKNSPPHLAILDLMLPDIDGLEICKYLRNNKDLKSCKIIIVTAKGDEIDKVLGLELGADDYVTKPFSPIELTARVKAVLRRGNDEEREGIYFIKDDVEIDEEKFIVKVKGKKIELTTTEFKILLLLAKNKGRVFSRQQILDNLWGDDKVVVDRTVDVHIRHLREKLGRASKFIKNIRGVGYKLEE; translated from the coding sequence ATGAAACCACTAATTGCAATAGTAGAGGATGAGCCGGATATAGCAAAGCTTATCTCCATCAATTTGGAAAAATCAGGATATCGTACACAAATCTTTCCTGATGGGGACAGCTTTTTGAAAACATTGAAAAATAGCCCTCCCCACCTTGCAATTTTAGACCTTATGCTTCCTGATATCGATGGACTCGAGATATGCAAATATTTAAGAAACAACAAAGATTTAAAATCCTGCAAAATAATTATTGTTACTGCGAAGGGAGATGAAATTGACAAGGTATTAGGGTTGGAACTAGGTGCAGATGACTATGTAACAAAACCGTTTTCACCGATAGAATTGACAGCAAGAGTAAAGGCAGTGCTAAGACGCGGTAATGATGAAGAAAGGGAAGGCATTTATTTCATAAAGGATGATGTTGAAATTGATGAGGAAAAATTTATTGTTAAGGTCAAAGGTAAAAAGATAGAGCTTACAACGACTGAATTCAAAATTCTTCTCTTACTTGCTAAAAACAAAGGCAGAGTTTTTTCTAGACAGCAAATCTTGGATAATTTATGGGGAGATGATAAAGTTGTTGTTGACCGCACTGTTGATGTCCATATACGCCATCTGCGGGAAAAACTTGGCAGGGCATCGAAGTTTATTAAAAACATTAGAGGCGTTGGCTACAAATTGGAAGAATGA